Part of the Candidatus Chlorohelix allophototropha genome, AGTGCGGGGCGGAATCGTAATTATAGATCATGGGTTAGGGGTACATAGCGCCTATTTTCACCAGTCGGTTATCGCAGTAAAGGTAGGCGATATGCTAAATCAGGGCGATTTAATCGGAAAAGTTGGCACAACCGGGCTTTCCACCGGAGCGCATTTACATTGGGAAATACGAATTGGCGCTATCGGGGTTGACCCGGAGGAGTGGATTAAGAGAGATTTCTAAATAGCCCTTTGGTACATTAATTATTCAGGAATAGCTAATCTGAGTAACCGCGAACTTATATCGTTTAAAAGATTTTCAGACGATTTTTGAAAATAAAAATGATCGCCTCTAAATAAGCGCATGTTAAATGCACCAACAGTTTGAAGCTGCCAAGGTGTAAGGGCTGATTCCTTTATTTCAGGGTCATCCATTCCACCGTACACCACAACCGGGCAGGCTAATGGTTTTCCGGGTTTATATTGGTAGTTTTCGGTCAGACTAAAATCAGCGCGGAGCATTGGCATAAGCAAATCAATTAACTCTTGGTTCTGGCGCATAGAATCGGGAATGGTATTAAACCGTCTATTAAGCTCAAAGAGAAAAGATTCTTCAGAAAGCCCGGCTATTTTATACTCGTCAAGGGTAATTTGTGGGGCTGGATGGGATGAAACCATTAGCAGCGCAAGCTGACTCTCACCGGATAATTCAAGACTACGCGCCAACTCATAAGCAATTAAGCCCCCCATGCTATGCCCAAACAGAGCAAAAGGATACGGCGTTAAATAGGGCTTTAAGGCTGACCTGAGCGCATAGACTAACTCCGATACATTGTCGATGGGAGTTTCGCTGATTCGTCCTTCCCGACCGGGCAATTGCACCGGTAATAGCTCTACCCATTCCGGCAAACGGTTAGCCCATGTGCGGAAAACCGAAGCGCTACCCCCGGCATAATGGAAGCAAAACAGACGCAGCTTAACTTTCGGGTTAGGTTTGTAATACGCCAGCCAAGGGTTATGCGCTACATTTTCTTGATGTTGGTTCTTGAAGAGCCACATCTATTTACACCTCATACTCGGCTAGCCTTTTTTGCACCTCTTCATCCGGCATTTGTTCAAGCTGAGCCAGCAATAGTTCAAAATCGGCTTCAACAATAGAATTTGCGCCAAGCAAATCTAAGTAAATCGCTAATGAGCTTATAGTGGGATGGTCAAAAATACTGCGTAAGGGTATCTCCATATGGTAATGTTCGCGTAGGTGTGCAATCAGTTGAGTAGCAAGCAGGGAATGTCCCCCTTGTTCAAAGAAATTGTCATTTATTCCCACCTCTTTCAGTCCCAGAATTTCAGCCCAATATTGAGCTATAGCCATCTCTGTCGGTGTAATCGGGGCATTGGGGACTTTATTTTCAGCAACAGATTCAGGCAAGTTGCTAGAAAGCCGCAAGCGGTCTAGTTTACCTCCCGGGGTGCGCGGTAGTGCGCTTATTATGCCAAATGCGCCGGGTATCATATAATCGGGTAGTATTTGTGCTAGATATTTACGCAATTCTTCCGCTTGAACGGTTTTTTCGGCATTCGGTGCAACCCACGCCACCAGGTTTTTCCCGCCGTTATTACCATTTGCTACAATGACCGCACACTCGCGTACCGCCGGGTATCCGGCTAAAACCGCTTCAATCTCTCCCGGTTCTATCCGAAAGCCTCTTATTTTTACCTGTGAGTCTTTACGCCCCAAAAACTCGATTGTACCATCTTGGCGGTATCGGCATAAATCTCCAGTTCGGTAAAGCCGTGAACCTGCCTGCTGACTGAAAGAATTGGGAATAAAGCGTTCGGCGGTTAAAGCGGGGCGGTTTATATAGCCTCGCGCCAGTCCTTCCCCGCCTAGATACAACTCACCCGCCACACCCGGTGGTACAGGTTCTAAGTTTCTATCCAGAATATAACCGCAAGAGTTTGCAATCGGTTTCCCAATAGGAGGTTTTTTTGAATCGTCAGCAGGAATTAAGGCAAAGGTTGAGTAGGTAGTATCTTCGGTAGGTCCGTAAAGGTTATAGACTTTCTGAATACTATTATTTGAATAGAGTTGTTGTACTAGTGCTGCCGATAAAGGCTCGCCCGCTAAATTTACGGTTCTTACCGATTCGGGTAACTTTCCTAGCCTCAATAATTCTTTTAGCACTGAAGGAACTGTATTTACCAGCGTTATGGTATTGGCAGTAGCCTCCTCAATTTCAGCCAGAGATAGAGCATTTTCTACCAAAACAACCGTACCGCCTGTAATTAAAGGCAAGAAAAGCTCAAATACAGAAAGGTCAAAAGATAGGGAAGTGGAAGCCAAAAGCCCCTTTAGTTGCAAATCATCATATATTCGGGAAGCCCAATCCAGCAAGGCTATGGCGTTCCGATGCGTAATAGCCACACCCTTTGGTACTCCGGTTGAACCAGAGGTATAAAGTACGTAAGCTAGATTTTGTGAAGATACTTTTGAAGTGAGCGGAGGAATATCTTCCAATTCCACATCTGCAAGAACATTTCCAAGCTCAAGCACAAGGACAGAGGATGGAATAACGCATGTTGGTTGTCCTAACAACACCTCAACCCCACAATCCTCTATCATAAATGCTAAACGGTCTGCCGGATAATGCGGGTCGAGTGGTACATAAGCCACACCCGCTTTTAAAATTCCTAACAACGCCGCTACCATCAGTGGAGTGCGTTCCAGAGACACACCTACTCGCGATTCAGTTTTGACCCCGACTTGCCGCAACATTTGCGCTATCCGGTTTGCCTGTTGGTTCAACGTTTTATAGCTGATCGTTTGGTTATTGAAAAGAATAGCGGGGCTGTTTGGGGTTTTAGTCGCTTGCACTTCAAAGCACTGATGAATACAAGTGTCAACGGGAAAAGGTTGAAGGGTTGCATTCCAATCTTCTAAAATAATCCGGCGCATTTCGGGAGGGAACATAGCAAGTCGTGAAATCGGCTTATCAGGGTTAGCACAGATTTCTTTTAGAAGACACGAGAAATGTTTTAGCATGCTTTCAAGATTGGCTTTATCAAACAACCCTGAACGGCTAATCAGGTTAGCCCGAAGCCTTCCCGCAACCTCGCCCATTTCCAAAGTCAGTTCAAGCTGAGCGGGCTTATAACCTACATCGAGCGTCTCTAACACAAGGCTATTGCTGTGTAATTTAACCCCTTCCAAATTCAACGCCATTGCGGTTAAGAAATCGCCGTCCTTGCCTCGAATTTTTTGCCAAGAAAACATTGCCTGAAATAGCGAAACTTTCGCGCCTAACCGTTCCGGTTGCAGCTTTTCCACCAACAAGGGGAAAGGATATTCGCGATGACTGAAAGCGCCTTGCGCCTGTTCTTTCACTTTTTCAAGCACGTTTAAGAAAGTATCACTACAGGATAGATAGGTACGCAAGGGCAAGGTGTTTACCAAATAACCAATCGTGTTGCGGTAAGCCCGCATATTACGGCTGGTAAAGGGGACAGCCACTACACAATCATTTTGCTCAAAATAGCGAAACAAAAGGATGTTATATGCCGCTAATACCGTTTGAAATAGAGTGGTGTTATTTCTCCGACTCAGGTTTTTCAAGCTAGCGCTCAAAACTTCATCCAGCCAGAACGAGCAGTTAATACTGTTATCTGGTGAGCCACTCTCTTTTCGTATAAAATTTAGCGAAGGCAACTCACCTTCAAGCTGATTTTGCCAGTATTCCCATAATTTATCCCCATCTGCACCTTGCAGTAAATTATTTTGCCAATCGGTAAAAGCTGCATAGTCGGCAGAAGTTTTTTTACTGCTTAAAGCCTGCCCCAAAGATAACCCCTCATATAGCGCCCACAGTTCCCGAAACAAAAGCTCGAGTGAATGGAAATCTGAAACGATATGGTGCAGCACAAATAAAAAGATATGTTCTTCTGGATTGCTGGAGAATAATAGGCAACGCACCGGAACGCCTTGAGTTAGTAGGAACGGGCGTATCGCTTCTACCCTGAGCCTTTCCTGAATCGCAAACTGACTCCAACCCGTAGTGGCTATTTGCTGAAAAATCGATTCATGCCAGCCTGTATAGCGCATTGAAGGCTTACCATGATTCTCGCCGAAAACAGCCGTTAAAATCGGGTAACGTTCGGTCAAGATATTCAAAGCCTTATAGAGAGTATTAACATCTAATAGACCATGAATCCGAAAAGCCCGCGCGATATTATAATCAGCGCTTTCCGGCTCTAACTGATGTAGAAACAGGAGAGATTTCTGCCCATACGAAAGAGGAAAATAGACGGTATCAGCCTTGCCTGTGACAGGAATGACACCGCCGGAGTTATTGGTTTCATCCGAAATAGTTGTCATAAAAGATATGGCTGTTAACGCAATAACCGCAACCGCTCTACCAGATTATTTATAGCGGCAAGGCTGCTGAAGTTCTCGGCAATAAATTCATCATTAGGCACCTTTACCCCCGAATTATCCTCAAGAAAGGATACCAATCGTACAACCCCAATAGAATCCATCAAACCGCTTTCCAGTAGTTCGGTATCATCTTCCAGTAATATTTCCCCTGAATCACCCAGTATCTCGGTAAGAATATAACGCTTGAGGGTTTCTTTCAGGTCGCCGTTTTGCGGATGGCTTTGTTCGCTTATGCCCTGCTGTGCTGAAATTTGAAGGTCTTTCCGGCTCATTTTTCCGCTTCCGGTGCGCGGGAAATCGTCAACCACCCTAACTTTTTCAGGTACGGCATAGGTTGGCAAGGTGCGAGAAACATGCACCCTTAGCTCAGAAGAGGTTGGCTGGGTGTGCGGTTTGGGGATGATTGCCGCTTCTACCCAAGCGGTATCATCATCGGTGGAAACGGTGAAAGCGGCGGCTTCCTGCACCTGACTATGAGTAAGTAGCACCTGCTCTACCTCATCCAGATCGACCAGATTACCTCGCACTTTTACGCGCCTATCACCTCGCCCGATTATATAGTAATTGCCGTCCGGCATTTGTTGTACCAAATCCCCGGTATGGTAGCAAAGCGCTTCAAGTTCCGGTGAGAAACGGTGCCTTACCAAAGCTTTAGCATTGCGTTCGGGCAAATGCCAGTAACCCTCCATCAAACTGGGACCGCGTATGACCAGTTCGCCCGATTCACCTGCTTTCACCCGCTCACCCTGTGGGTTAACTGCCATAACATCAACATGTGAGCAACCCTTACCGATAGGTATTAGCTCTTCATAATCGTCCGGTAGCGCCGGAACATCCCAGTGAAGCGCAATATGAGTCTCGGTGGTGCCGTACATATTGCAATAGCGCGGGTGCGGTACAAGTGACATCAGATGTTTAAGGTGTTTGGTAGGAAACCTTTCACCAGCAAACAAAATCCAGCGCAATGATTCGAGTTTTTGTGCATCAAGGTTGCCACGTTGCGCTAATTGCATTAGCACAGAAGGAACCGAACACCATACTGAAATTTGCTCCCGTCCGGCAAGTTCAGCCAAATCAGACGGGAAACGTACAGTTTGCTCAGGCACTACCACCAACGTGCCGCCAACGCTAATACTGGCGTACATTTCCAGCCAAGATAGGTCAAAGTGGTGGGATGTTACATTGCTAAAGCGGTCTTCGGGAGTAAAGCCGAATTTTTCTAAAGCCCACTCCACATTACTCAACATACTGCGATGAGCATGCGCCGCGCCCTTGGGATTCCCGGTTGTACCCGAAGTATAGAAAATCAAACAAAGGTCTTGTTCATTTACCGAAACATCGGGCGCTGTAAGTACGCCTGATGTATGAATTTGTTGCCAACTGATGGTTTCAGCTTTCAGGTTAGCTACGTCCGACAGACCTATGATAAGCTTTATCCCATCGTATTCTGCCAGCATTTGCTGTACCAGTGGGGCTTTAGAATCCTCGGTTATCAGGTAATGTATATCGCAATCTCGCAGAATAGCGGCTAGGCGCGCAGGAGGAGCGAAAGAGTCGAAAGGTACATATACGCCGCCTGCCTGCATAGCGCCATAGATAGAAGCGAGGCTATCAAAACTCCGATTCATGAAAACTGCCACCCGCTCTTGGCGTTTCAGACCGTTTTCAAACAAAATGCGGGCAATTGTGCCGGTGCGACCTACCATTTCACTATAGGACAGGCTTTGTCCGTTAAAGCGGAGCGCTTCTCTATCGGGCGAACGATTAGCCGATTGTAACAGGGCATGATTGAGGGAGAAAGCCATTATTTACTCCTTATGCTCATTTACTCCGGTTCGAAGGTTTCAAGGGAAGGCATAGCTTTATAATGCAAGCTGTAGCCTCTGGTTGAAATATAGGTTAGCGCGGCGGTCAGGGCATCAATATCTTCATGAGTATTGTGGATTCCCAAACTGGCGCGCACAATGCCGTAAGAGGCTAATCGGTCACCCCCCTTTATCTTTTCTTCTCGTTCGCTTTGCTCGGCTTCGGAAATGTTAAACCAACGTCTTACCAACCGATGATTACAAATTGTACCTGAGCGTACCTCGATACCGTGCTCATGCTCAAGAATAGCAGCTACCAAAGAATGGTGAAGTTCTGGCAGATTAAAGGGAAAAGTACCGATTCGATTTTCTGATTTATATAATTCCGCCGGGATGTGCATTTTGAGACCGGGAACTTGTGCCAGCATAACCGCGGCATAGTTTACCAATTCTTTCTCATGCCTAATCACATTATCCCAACCAGTATCCATAAGAACTTGGCAAGATGCGCCAAGCGCGACAATGCCGGTAGCATTCCATGTTCCGGTCTGGTGTCTTTCCGAAGGTGGCGCCCAAATAATGTCCCGGTTACTTATCATATCAATCGAGCCGCCACCGGGATCGGGTGGGGTAGTATCCAGCAAATGGCGAGGCAGCGCCAGCACCCCGATTCCAAAAGGTGCATAAACTTTGTGGGCTGAAAAAGCTAACGCATCTATCCCATCCTCTAGCATGTCAATGGGACGGTGGGGAGCTAGTTGGGCAGCATCTACAAAAAATAAAGCGCCGCAGCTATGCGCCAACGCGCTCATTCGGCGCAAATCAGGGATGTAGCCAGTCTGATTAGACGCGCCGCTTACCGAAATCAGCTTCAGCCGCTTGCCGTAGCGTTGCACCTTCTGTTCCAAATCGGCATAATCCAACGCCCCGTTATTAAAAGCGTTTATCTCAATCACTTCTGCGCTAGTGTTATAACGCCAAGGTAAATTATTAGAGGTATGTTCGATTTCGGACGTAAAGATAACCGAATCGCTTTCCAACTTTAGCAAACGTGCCAGCATGTTTATAGCAGAACTGGTATTTTGGGTGAACAGTAGCGCTTGATCGGGCTGGCAATTTACAAAAGTGCGAATACGCGCAATGGCTTCTTCTACCTTGTCGCAAGTAATACGAGCGCGGGGACCTGCCCCTCGATGTAAAGCGCCATAAGTTTCTAGAAAGCTATTAACCGCCTCAAGGGTTTTTTGGAAAGGTGGGGTAGTGGCAGCATTATTGAGTTGAATAACCCTTGCTTGTTTCCCATTATGTAAAGTTGTATAAAGTTGCGAGCCGACTACTTGTGGCAAAACTGAGTCTATCGAAGGAGGGATAGTGCCATGATTCATCTTACTACTCCACAATTAATCTAAATGCGTTTGGGCAAAACTTTTTGCTTATGCAAAAATGAGGTGAAAATTACTACTAATAAGTGATTATAACCGGATGAAATGAATTTGACCATAGTAAATACTTTTTGACAACTTATTACCGGAAAGAAGAGTACAGTTGCAGTAGTTTCTTTTTTATGGCACTATGAAGCTGAAGGTTAGCATTCATTTTTCTGTTAGCCTTTTCTTCCTTATTCTCCCCTTTAAATTCTGTACGGTAAGAAGTGCAATTATTAAATTATATAATTACGATTGAGAGGTTCTACATTTAAGTGAGCGATAATATACAAAATAAAATAGGGATGGTGATAGTAGCTCATCCTGACGATGCAGAATTTGGTTGTGCGGGTTCAGTGACAAAATGGATTCGCGAAGGTTGGGAATTTTACTACGTTATCTGTTCGGACGGCTCCGGTGGCGGTTCGGACGATGCTCGAAAGGTTGGGGAAGCGGAACGACGCGAAATTTCTGAAATTCGTAAAAAAGAACAACGAGAAGCCTGCCGAGTCGTAGGGGTAAAAGAGGTGTTCTTTTTAGATTACCCAGACGGCAGAATTGAACCGAACCTCGATTTGAGGCGCGATATAGTACGCATGTTGCGCCGTTTCCAACCTGCCAGAGTTGTTATCCAATCACCAGAGCGCAACTGGACACCTAATTATCCGGTAGCGCGCCACCATCCCGATCATCTTGCTACCGGAGAAGCAGCAATCCGAGCGATTTATCCTGCCAG contains:
- a CDS encoding thioesterase II family protein, whose protein sequence is MWLFKNQHQENVAHNPWLAYYKPNPKVKLRLFCFHYAGGSASVFRTWANRLPEWVELLPVQLPGREGRISETPIDNVSELVYALRSALKPYLTPYPFALFGHSMGGLIAYELARSLELSGESQLALLMVSSHPAPQITLDEYKIAGLSEESFLFELNRRFNTIPDSMRQNQELIDLLMPMLRADFSLTENYQYKPGKPLACPVVVYGGMDDPEIKESALTPWQLQTVGAFNMRLFRGDHFYFQKSSENLLNDISSRLLRLAIPE
- a CDS encoding PIG-L deacetylase family protein, whose translation is MSDNIQNKIGMVIVAHPDDAEFGCAGSVTKWIREGWEFYYVICSDGSGGGSDDARKVGEAERREISEIRKKEQREACRVVGVKEVFFLDYPDGRIEPNLDLRRDIVRMLRRFQPARVVIQSPERNWTPNYPVARHHPDHLATGEAAIRAIYPASQNPWDFPELLEEGLEPHKVKEIFFMGAPTQNFMVDITETIENKMEALKAHASQLPDFASIEERIRGWATSTGKKYEVSYAEEFHRTEN
- a CDS encoding non-ribosomal peptide synthetase, with the protein product MTTISDETNNSGGVIPVTGKADTVYFPLSYGQKSLLFLHQLEPESADYNIARAFRIHGLLDVNTLYKALNILTERYPILTAVFGENHGKPSMRYTGWHESIFQQIATTGWSQFAIQERLRVEAIRPFLLTQGVPVRCLLFSSNPEEHIFLFVLHHIVSDFHSLELLFRELWALYEGLSLGQALSSKKTSADYAAFTDWQNNLLQGADGDKLWEYWQNQLEGELPSLNFIRKESGSPDNSINCSFWLDEVLSASLKNLSRRNNTTLFQTVLAAYNILLFRYFEQNDCVVAVPFTSRNMRAYRNTIGYLVNTLPLRTYLSCSDTFLNVLEKVKEQAQGAFSHREYPFPLLVEKLQPERLGAKVSLFQAMFSWQKIRGKDGDFLTAMALNLEGVKLHSNSLVLETLDVGYKPAQLELTLEMGEVAGRLRANLISRSGLFDKANLESMLKHFSCLLKEICANPDKPISRLAMFPPEMRRIILEDWNATLQPFPVDTCIHQCFEVQATKTPNSPAILFNNQTISYKTLNQQANRIAQMLRQVGVKTESRVGVSLERTPLMVAALLGILKAGVAYVPLDPHYPADRLAFMIEDCGVEVLLGQPTCVIPSSVLVLELGNVLADVELEDIPPLTSKVSSQNLAYVLYTSGSTGVPKGVAITHRNAIALLDWASRIYDDLQLKGLLASTSLSFDLSVFELFLPLITGGTVVLVENALSLAEIEEATANTITLVNTVPSVLKELLRLGKLPESVRTVNLAGEPLSAALVQQLYSNNSIQKVYNLYGPTEDTTYSTFALIPADDSKKPPIGKPIANSCGYILDRNLEPVPPGVAGELYLGGEGLARGYINRPALTAERFIPNSFSQQAGSRLYRTGDLCRYRQDGTIEFLGRKDSQVKIRGFRIEPGEIEAVLAGYPAVRECAVIVANGNNGGKNLVAWVAPNAEKTVQAEELRKYLAQILPDYMIPGAFGIISALPRTPGGKLDRLRLSSNLPESVAENKVPNAPITPTEMAIAQYWAEILGLKEVGINDNFFEQGGHSLLATQLIAHLREHYHMEIPLRSIFDHPTISSLAIYLDLLGANSIVEADFELLLAQLEQMPDEEVQKRLAEYEV
- a CDS encoding non-ribosomal peptide synthetase: MAFSLNHALLQSANRSPDREALRFNGQSLSYSEMVGRTGTIARILFENGLKRQERVAVFMNRSFDSLASIYGAMQAGGVYVPFDSFAPPARLAAILRDCDIHYLITEDSKAPLVQQMLAEYDGIKLIIGLSDVANLKAETISWQQIHTSGVLTAPDVSVNEQDLCLIFYTSGTTGNPKGAAHAHRSMLSNVEWALEKFGFTPEDRFSNVTSHHFDLSWLEMYASISVGGTLVVVPEQTVRFPSDLAELAGREQISVWCSVPSVLMQLAQRGNLDAQKLESLRWILFAGERFPTKHLKHLMSLVPHPRYCNMYGTTETHIALHWDVPALPDDYEELIPIGKGCSHVDVMAVNPQGERVKAGESGELVIRGPSLMEGYWHLPERNAKALVRHRFSPELEALCYHTGDLVQQMPDGNYYIIGRGDRRVKVRGNLVDLDEVEQVLLTHSQVQEAAAFTVSTDDDTAWVEAAIIPKPHTQPTSSELRVHVSRTLPTYAVPEKVRVVDDFPRTGSGKMSRKDLQISAQQGISEQSHPQNGDLKETLKRYILTEILGDSGEILLEDDTELLESGLMDSIGVVRLVSFLEDNSGVKVPNDEFIAENFSSLAAINNLVERLRLLR
- a CDS encoding aminotransferase class V-fold PLP-dependent enzyme, producing MNHGTIPPSIDSVLPQVVGSQLYTTLHNGKQARVIQLNNAATTPPFQKTLEAVNSFLETYGALHRGAGPRARITCDKVEEAIARIRTFVNCQPDQALLFTQNTSSAINMLARLLKLESDSVIFTSEIEHTSNNLPWRYNTSAEVIEINAFNNGALDYADLEQKVQRYGKRLKLISVSGASNQTGYIPDLRRMSALAHSCGALFFVDAAQLAPHRPIDMLEDGIDALAFSAHKVYAPFGIGVLALPRHLLDTTPPDPGGGSIDMISNRDIIWAPPSERHQTGTWNATGIVALGASCQVLMDTGWDNVIRHEKELVNYAAVMLAQVPGLKMHIPAELYKSENRIGTFPFNLPELHHSLVAAILEHEHGIEVRSGTICNHRLVRRWFNISEAEQSEREEKIKGGDRLASYGIVRASLGIHNTHEDIDALTAALTYISTRGYSLHYKAMPSLETFEPE